The nucleotide sequence AATTTCTGATCCAGGCCTTGGAAGCGGTAGGTGAATTTGCTGTGGTCGATGCCGAGGCAGTGGAGGATTGTTGCATTCAGGTCGTTCAGATGGACGGGGTTTTCCACGACGTTGTAGCTGTAGTCATCGGTCTCGCCGTAAACCACGCCGCCTTTGATGCCGCCGCCGGCCATGAACATGCAGAAGTTTTTCGGATGATGGTCGCGACCGTAGTTCTCTTTTGTGAGGGTGCCTTGGGAGTAGACGGTGCGGCCGAATTCACCGCCCCAGACGACGAGCGTGTCTTTCAGGAGGCCGCGATCTTTCAGGTCTTTCAAGAGTGCGTAGGTGGGTTGGTCCACATCGCGGCATTGGTCGGAGATGTCTTTCGGCAGGTTGTTATGCTGATCCCAGCCGCGATGGAGGATTTGCACGACTCGGACATCGCGCTCGGCGAGTTTCCGCGCGAGCAAGGCGGAGTGGGCGAAGGTGCCGGGCTTGGTGACGTCCGGGCCATACATCTCGAGCGTGGCTTTCGATTCCTTCGAGAAATCGATGAGGTCCGGCACGGAGGTCTGCATGCGGAAGGCCATCTCGTATTGAGCGATGCGCGTGAGGGTCTCGGGATCGCCGAAGCGTTTGTGCGTGGCGGCGTTCAACTGGCCAAGGCCATCGAGCATGTCGCGGCGCGCACTGGCATCCACGCCAGGAGGATTTTTCACGAAGAGCACGGGATCGCCCTGTGAACGCAATGCCACGCCGGTATGGCCGGTGGCGAGGAAGCCGGAGCTCCACATGCGAGTGAACAAAGCTTGGGCGGCAGAACCGGAGGACCACGTGGGCGTGAGGACGACGAAAGCGGGCAGGTCGTTATTCTCACTGCCGAGGCCGTAGGAGAGCCAGGAACCGAGGCTCGCTTTGCCGGGGAGTTCGCTGCCGGTCATCACGAAGGTGCAGGCGGGATCGTGATTGATGGCGTTCGTGTGCACAGTTTTCACGAGCGCGATGTCATCCACCATCTTCGCGGTGTGCGGAAGCAATTCGCTGACCCA is from Verrucomicrobiia bacterium and encodes:
- a CDS encoding DUF1501 domain-containing protein, coding for MNSEYLKHINRRQFFAGAGLGVGSIALAMLGGMPGMLNAATKKGTRVHPPLPGLPHFTPKAKRIIYLHMNGGPSQLDTFDYKPKLVEQFDKDLPESIRKGQRITTMTSGQARLPVAPSKFKFAQHGKCGMWVSELLPHTAKMVDDIALVKTVHTNAINHDPACTFVMTGSELPGKASLGSWLSYGLGSENNDLPAFVVLTPTWSSGSAAQALFTRMWSSGFLATGHTGVALRSQGDPVLFVKNPPGVDASARRDMLDGLGQLNAATHKRFGDPETLTRIAQYEMAFRMQTSVPDLIDFSKESKATLEMYGPDVTKPGTFAHSALLARKLAERDVRVVQILHRGWDQHNNLPKDISDQCRDVDQPTYALLKDLKDRGLLKDTLVVWGGEFGRTVYSQGTLTKENYGRDHHPKNFCMFMAGGGIKGGVVYGETDDYSYNVVENPVHLNDLNATILHCLGIDHSKFTYRFQGLDQKLTGVEESHVVKGILA